A genomic segment from uncultured Desulfovibrio sp. encodes:
- a CDS encoding cell division protein ZapA, with protein MNQDTINLTVLGLSIAFKPGADMRRVQEAVRLVEERFADQKLRFHGGQTKDILLTFMALGLADDLLQSQKEQADVQNRVSTLLSKIEESS; from the coding sequence GTGAACCAGGATACTATCAACCTCACCGTTCTTGGGCTGAGCATTGCATTCAAGCCTGGAGCCGACATGCGGCGCGTACAGGAAGCCGTGCGGCTGGTGGAGGAACGGTTCGCAGACCAGAAGCTGAGGTTCCACGGAGGGCAGACCAAGGACATTCTGCTGACTTTTATGGCCCTTGGACTGGCGGATGATTTGTTGCAATCGCAGAAAGAGCAGGCGGACGTGCAGAATCGCGTCTCAACCTTGCTTTCAAAAATAGAGGAGTCCTCTTAG